AGCGAACACCATCAAAATTTCGGAAATCACGTATGTAATTTTCGGCCGCCCGCGCGGCCGAAAATGACGGGCAGTAAAAGACTCGCCACTAACCACGGCTCTAGCAGCGCACCAGGCCAAAACGGCGGCAGCCCGTCGGCGCGGGCGGCGTGGCGGCTCGCAACCTCGATGCGCCCGAGGGAATCCGAAGGCAGCCGCCGCAGGCGGCAACGAGGATGACGAAGGGGCAGTCCGGAGCGAACGCTCCGGACCGCAATCGTGGGCGCGAGCCGCCACGCCGCCCGCGACGACGGGCGACCTACGAAGAAGACCTAGCCCGCTCCAAGAATGCCCAGCAAACGGTCAAGATCATGTCTTAGCCGATCGATGCCGACTAATACTCATCATGATCCCAAACGCAATCCCCATGGTGAACAAAGCCGTCCCCCCATAGCTCATGAACGGCAACGGCACCCCCACCACAGGCAGAATCCCCGTCACCATCCCCACGTTCACGAACACATAGATGAACAGCATCATCGTCAGCGCCCCAACCAGCAACCTGCCGAACTGCGACGATGCCCGTGACGCGATCGTCAGCCCTCGCGCCATCATCAGGCCATACAGCACCAGCATGGCGATGCCGCCGTAGAGTCCGAATTCTTCCGCGTACACCGCGAAGATGAAGTCGGTGGTGCGTTCAGGGATGAAGTCCAGGTGCGTCTGCGTGCCCTTCATGTAACCCTTGCCGTACACCCCGCCCGAGCCCACCGCGATCATCGACTGGATCGTATGGAAGCCCTTGCCCAGCGGATCGGAGCTGGGATTGAGCAGCGTGCACACCCGGTGCTTCTGGTAGTCGTGCAGCACCACCCAGTCCACATCGGGCTCGCATAACTGGTCTTCGTAGTAGATCAGCGTGCCTATGCCGATGATGCCCGCCAGCATGACCGGCACCAGCAGCTTGAACGACAGGCCCGCGAAATAGATCACGAAGAAGCCGGCGCCGAACACCAGCAGGGCCGTGCCCAGGTCGGGCTGCAGCACGATCAGGCCAAAGGGCGCGGCCAGCATGGCGGCGGCCGCCAGGAAGTCGCGGATGCGCACCGCGCCTTCGTGACGCTGGAAATACCAGGCCAGCATCATGGGCACGGCGATCTTCATCATCTCGGAGGGCTGGATGCGGGTCACGCCCAGGTTCAGCCAGCGGGTCGCGCCCTTGCTGGTCTCGCCGAAGAACTCCACGCCCAGCAGCAGCACCACACCCACCACGTAGAAAGGCAAGGCCAGCTTCATCAGCCACTTCGGCGGAATCAGGGCCATGGTCCACATGGCGAAAAA
The sequence above is drawn from the Achromobacter xylosoxidans genome and encodes:
- the rodA gene encoding rod shape-determining protein RodA, whose protein sequence is MKRLGLILLRVFTAFDWPLLAILLMFAALGMTVMHSAVGGTDWRFAEQSRNFIIAFFAMWTMALIPPKWLMKLALPFYVVGVVLLLGVEFFGETSKGATRWLNLGVTRIQPSEMMKIAVPMMLAWYFQRHEGAVRIRDFLAAAAMLAAPFGLIVLQPDLGTALLVFGAGFFVIYFAGLSFKLLVPVMLAGIIGIGTLIYYEDQLCEPDVDWVVLHDYQKHRVCTLLNPSSDPLGKGFHTIQSMIAVGSGGVYGKGYMKGTQTHLDFIPERTTDFIFAVYAEEFGLYGGIAMLVLYGLMMARGLTIASRASSQFGRLLVGALTMMLFIYVFVNVGMVTGILPVVGVPLPFMSYGGTALFTMGIAFGIMMSISRHRSAKT